The Planctomycetota bacterium DNA window GTCGTTTCTCAACGACGGCTCGATCGAACTGGTGACGTACCGCGACGGAGTCGCCGTCGACGTACAGACGCTCGAGGAACGGTTTCCGACCTGATCGACCATGGCCGACATCGACGATGACGATTTGGCCCGCGACAAGACCCCGCCCGTCGACGGGAGCGAGATCGTCGCCCGCCAAATCAAGGAAAAGGGCGGGCAACCGCTCTACTTCGACGCGACGCGGGCCTCTCCCCGTTTCGTCCACCGCTCGCTCTTTCTGCCTTCCCCGAAGGACGCCACCGGCCTTTCGTTGATCCGGCTTCGGCATCGATCCGAAGTCTGGGCTGCCTTTCGGTCGGAGACGCCCGACCAGCGCTATCAACTCGCCCGCTTGCTGGTGTCAGCGCTCACCGAGATCGCGCGGGCGGCGGGGATCGAGTGGCTCCACTTCGATCCTTCCGCGGATGATCTCGATCGGCAGCACGGCCACCCTTGGGCCCACTGCAACGTCCGGGAGATCAATCGGACCGATTACGACAACACCGCCGACCCCGATGCCAAACGCCGCATCCTCACCTGGGCGGAACAGGTTTCCAGATCGATCTCGCTCGCCGATGTCAGCGACCCTTTTCCGGCCCCTGATCCGGCCCGCCACCGGTATCGACCAGACGCCGAGTGATCTCCCATGCCCATCCCCCCCTTTCACGAAATCCTTCTCCCGTCGTCCTCGATCTCATGAAGTCCATGGGCTACGGCGGCTGGGGCGACGCCGCCGGCCGGCTCACCGGTAAGGGCGGTGACGAACGGCAATGTTGCCTTTAGACAGTGGCATCATCCACGAAGACCGCCTCGGCCTCGACACCATCTATCTCCAGGCCAAACGCTGGGACCACTCCGTTGGTCGCCCGGAGATTCACAAGTTCGTGGGCGCGCTCCACGGCCGCCGGGCCCGCAAGGGCGTGTTCGTGACCACGAGCACGTTCACGAGCGACGCGATCGAGTACGCGGCCCAGATCGACACGAAGGTGGTCCTCGTCGATGGCCGCACCCTCGCCCGCCTCATGATCCTCCACGACGTGGGGTGCAGCCCCGCGCAAACCTTCGTCGTCAAGAAACTCGACAGCGACTACTTCGTCGTGGACTAGCCGCTCCACGGCGTGTCCGTGCTACACTCAGAGAGTTTGGCTGAGGCTGCACGTTGCCGGCAAAGCGATGCCGGAAGTGATTTCGGAGGAGTGATATGCTCACCGTCTTTCGGCTCGCACACTTCAAGAGCTATGAGCACGCTGAGCTCCCTTTGGGGCCGATCACGCTCCTGATCGGTGCCAATGCGTCGGGCAAGAGCAACGCGATTGAGGCGCTGCGGCTGCTGTCTTGGCTTGCCCAAGGGCAGAAGTTGTCTTCGATCCAATACACCATCAATGCCGGCGACCGCATCCTGCGGGGAAGGGTCGGCGACCTGTGCCGCCAACCAAGCCACCGGTTCACGCTCGGCTGCCAGACCGATGACAGCACATGGCAAACGCTCGCGCTTACGATCGAAGAACGTGACGGCGAGCTGCATATCGTCGAGGAATCGATCAGCGATCCTTCAGAGACGCTTCCTCTCTACCAGCTCGACCAGCCGAGTGAAGGCGTCGGAACCGATGCGGGCGTGGCGTACAACAACTTCCAACGCGGAAGAAACAAACCGCATACAACCGTCAGTGACCAAATGGCGGTGTTCGTCCAACTCGAGGGGTCGGCCCGGTTCGACGAAAAACACGAACGCTCCCAGTCCGTGATTCCCGAGGTCGCCAAGCGCTACCAGACGTTGTTGCAAGACATCCTGTTCCTCGACCCTGCACCATCGCGCATGAGGCAGTATGCTTTTCAGACTGATACACGACTCAAAGGCGATGGCACGAACCTGTCGAGTGTGCTGTACAAGCTTTGGGGGCCACGCGATGCGGCGACCGTCAATCCAGTGCAACAGGCTCATCGCGAGGAAATCCTCCGATTCATCCGCAGCCTCCCCGAGCAGGACATCCTCGGGCTGAGCTTTATCACCACCCCACGCAATGAGGTGTTGCTGGCAGCAACGGAATCATTCGGAGGCAAAGAGCAGCAATTCGACGCGAGCCTCCTTTCTGACGGCACACTCCGCGTGCTGGCGATCGCATCCGCGATGCTCTCGGCACCGGAAGGCAGTCTTGTCGTGATCGAGGAGATCGATAACGGCGTTCATCCGAGCCGTGCCCGGGATTTGCTCGAGCGTATCCGGGCTGTCGCTCAGTCCCGGAACCTCCGCGTCTTGCTCTCGACCCATAATCCGGCACTGGCCGACGCACTGCCCGATGCAGCACTGTGCGATGTTGTGTTTTGTTATCGCGACCCACACACGGGCGCCAGCCGGCTCAAGAAACTCGGCGAACTGGAGGACGTTTCGGACTTGCTTGTGAAAGGCCCGCTCGGGCATCTGATGACGTCCGGAGCGATCGAGCGGTTTGTCAAGCAACCCGTCGATCGCGAAGCAAAGCGACGGCAGGGCCAGGAGTGGATCGAGCGGATGCGGAGTATCGGCGGGGCCGCTTCGTGATGGGGCAGATCGTGATCGTCGACACGAGCGTGTTCCTCAACATCCTCGATGTTCCCGGCAGAAACCAGAATCGTGCGGCAACCTTTGGGGCGTTCACGATCCATGTGAATGCGGGGGATCATCTCTATCTTCCGGTGCCGTGCATCATCGAGACGGGGAACCATATTTCACGGCTCCGCGATGGCCACGACTGCTACCAATGTGCGAAGCGATTTGTCGCGGAAGTGCGCAACGCGCTCAACGGAAGTTCGCCATGGCAGCCGGTGCCCCTGCTTCCTGAAGGCAAAGATGACTGGAGCGGCACTAGCGGCGTCGAGCGATGGCTCGTTGACTTTCCAAACGAGGCGCAGCGACAAGTCAGCTTGACGGACGTGACGGTGAAGGATTTATTCACGCAGTTTTGCGACAAGTTCCCCATGTCCACTGTGCGGGTATGGGCACTCGATGGCCACCTTGCATCGCTCCAGCGTCTTCACCCTTGAAAACGGTCGAGCCATCAAGCTTTGCACCGTCGTCGACTACGATGCTCGGGTGACGCTGCTTGGAAAATTTCGCGGGTCCGCTGCGGCGTCTTCACGATCTCCGCGGCAGGCCGGGTCGTGCTCGCCGAAAACTCGGCCGCGATCGACGGCCGGAGATCTACAATTTCGTCGGGGCTCTCCATGGCCGCCGGGCGCGGAAAGGCGTGTTCATCACCACGAGCACGTTCACGAGCGACGCGATCGAGTACGCCGCCCAGATCGACACGAAGGTGGTCCTCGTCGACGGCCGCACCCTTGCCCGCCTCATGATCCTCCACGGCGTCGGCTGCAGCCCCGCCCAAACCTTCGTCGTCAAGAAGCTCGACAGCGACTATTCTGCCGAGGAGTAACGGAAGGACTGGAAGAACCGCCGCCCCGCGCCCCCACCCGACCATGTACGACCTGATCGGCGACATCCACGGCCAAGCCGACGCGCTCGAGCGCCTCCTCGCCACGCTCGGCTACACACGGCGGCGCGGCTGCCACCGCCACCCCGGGCGGCAGGTGATCTTCCTCGGCGACTTCATCGACCGCGGCCCGAAGATCCGCGAGACGCTCGCGATCGTCCGGCCGATGATCGAATCGGGCGCGGCACGGGCGGTGATGGGCAACCACGAGCTCAACGCCCTCGCCTTCCATACCCCCGACCCCGACACGCCCGGCGAATACCTCCGCCCACGCAACGAGAAAAACTGCCGGCAACACGCCGAGACCATGCGGCAGCTCCCCGCCGACGAGCTGCAGTCGACTCTTCAATGGTTCCGCACGTGCCGCTGTGGCTCGACCTCGACGGCCTCCGCGCGGTCCATGCCTGCTGGGACGACACGCGGATGGCGCGGATCGCGGGACCGGTCAGCGATGCGTTTCTCCATGCCGCATGCGCGCCGCGCGGCAGCCTGTTCGAGCCGGTCGAAGCGATCCTCAAGGGCAAGGAGGGATCGCTCCCGCCGGGAATGACGTTTCGCGACAAGGATGGCCATGACCGCACGGCCACCCGGGTGAAGTGGTATGAGCCACCGGAGGGCCACACGCTGCGGACCTACGCGATGCCTGGCGAGACGGTCGACTGCGACGAGGCGCTCCCGCGCGAAGTCATCAGCGCCGCAGTGCCCTACCCTCCCGATGCCAAGCCGGTGTTCGTGGGGCACTACTGGCTCAGGGCCGCGCGTCCCGAACTTCTCCGAGCGAACGTCGCCTGCGTGGATTGGAGCGTGGCGAAGGGGGGTTTTCTCTGTGCCTATCGCTGGGACGGCGAGCAGACGCTCGATGCCGGGAAGTTCGTGTGGGTGTGAGGGGCGTTGGAGCCGCCCGCATCCTCCGCTTGCCGAACCGCCAGGGGCCCACCTACCCTGCCGTCACCTGGCAGGAATGCCCCGAGGACATGACCGATGAACCACGGCTACGACCCTGACCACCAGCCGCCAGCGAGCCACCAGCCGCCAGCGAGCCACCAGCCGCCAGCGAGCACCGACGCGTGGCGCCCCCTGCGGACGTGGATCCCGCTTGTGCTTGTGCCGCTGATGGGGTTCATGCGGTTCGTGCCGGGGCTCGTCCCCAACGGGCCGTCGATGATCTGGATGGCAAGCGCCTTCGGGCCGTTTTTGATCGGCTTGCTCGTGATGGTGTGGTGGCTCGCGGCCAGCCGGGCACGCTGGTTCGAGCGGCTCCTCGGCGTCGCGGGCCTCGTCGGCGCGATCGTGGTCGAGCAGGCGATCTGCCATCCGTCGATGCGCGGGCCGCTGCCGATCGTGCTCACGATCCCGATGGCGATCGCGGCGTTCGCGATCGGCACGATGCTCTTCGGGCACACGCTGTCGATCCGGCGGACGTGGCTCGCCCTCGGCTTGGCCGTGCTCGCCACCGCCTACTCGGCCCTCGTCCGCACCGACGGCGTGTGGGGCGATTTTTCGTTCGGGTTCGACTGGCGCTGGAAGCCGACCGCCGAGCAACTGGCCGATGACGATTTTCGCCGCGCGGAGAAGCTCGCGGTCCCCGCCGAGGTCGACAGCCAGGCGCTCCTGGCGGCACTCGAAGCGGCCCCCTGGCCCCATTTCCGCGGACCGCAGGGCAATGGCGCCCAGACCGGCCTGCGCTTCAGCGACGATTGGACGGCCCACCCGCCGCGCGAGGTGTGGCGCAACCGGATCGGTCCGGCGTGGAGCTCGTTTGCGATCGGCGCCGACCGGCTCTTCACCCAGGAGCAACGCCTCGAGGACGAGGTGGTGTCGTGCTACGACGCGAAGACCGGCCAGCCGATCTGGTCGTTCGCCACCCCGTCGCGGTTTTTCGAGTCGCTCGGCGGGCTCGGGCCGCGCAGCACGCCGACGCTCGCCGATGGCTCGGTCTACGCCCTCGGGGCAGAGGGGATCCTCGTGCGGTTGAACGCCGTCGACGGGACGCTGGTGTGGAAAGCCGATCTCAAGGCGGCGGCGGGACGGAGCGAGCCGCCGATGTGGGGCTTTTCCGGTTCGCCGTGTGTCGAAAACGGCTTCGTCGTCGTCCATGCCGGGGGCAAGGGCGACAAGGGGATCATCGCGCTGGCCGTCGAGGATGGCCAGGTGGCGTGGACGGCGCCGGCCGGCGAGATGTCGTACAGCTCGGTGCAGAAGATCACGCTTCTAGACCGGGAGTATCTCTGCCTGCTGTCAAACTCCGGTGCGCACTTCCTCGATCCGGCGACGGGCAAGACCGTCTACGACTATCCGTTCGCACACCAAGGCTATCGGGCGTGCCAGGCGCAGGTGATCGGCGGCGACAAGCTGCTCATCCCGGCGGGGATGGGCACCGGCACGCGGCTGGTGGCGTTTTCCGCCACTGAAAACGGCCTCGAGGGGAAGGAGCTGTGGACGTCGCTCGACCTCAAGCCCGACTACAACGACATCCTCGTCCACGACGGCGCCATCTATGGCTTCGACAACGCGATCTTCGCCTGCATCGGTCTCGAGGATGGCAAGCGCAAGTGGAAGGGAGGCCGGTATGCCAAGGGGCAGGCGCTCTTGCTCGCCGACTCGGGGCTGATCGTGGTGGTGAGCGAAAAGGGGGAGCTGGTGCTCGTGCGGGCGACCCCCGAGAAGCACGAGGAGCTCGGGAAGATCGAGGCCCTCGGCGACAAGACGTGGAATCATCCGGTCGTGGTCGGCGACCGGCTGTATGTCCGCAACGCCGAGGAGGTCGTGTGCTACGAACTGACGACGGCGGGCTGACGATCGCCGTCTGGCCGTCGCCAGAGCGAACCGGGCCCGCGGGAGCGTGATCGCGGCGCCGGTCGCGGTTCAGCCGCTCACCCGCGCCAGCCGCTCCCCGTCGGGCAGCCAGATCTCACCGCCGTCGGCGGGTGTGCCGTAGGCCACCGTGAGCCCGAGCCGGTGAAGGCCGGCGACGAGGGCGGCACAGGCGGCGTCGATCTCGTCGTGGCTGGCGGGGGGCCCGTCGGACAGCCCCTCGATGAACGAGCGCAGGATCCTCCACCGCGCGCGGCGCCCGGCCGGCGTGGTCTTTCGCGGCGGGAGCCCCGTTCCTCCGAGCACTCGCCACAGCTTCACGAACGCTCCGTGGGGGTGCGTCTCGATCGCGGTGATCGGCACGGTCCGCTGCCGACTCTCGGCAAACAGCGTCAGCGATCGGGCGATCCACCGGCTGGCCCCGTCGAAGTGCAGGACCGTGTCGCGCGAGCTCCAGAAGAGGTGGATCCCGGCGGCGGCGACCGATCGCTCGGCGCCGCGGAGCGCGGCACCACCGGGATCCCACGCCGCGCGCTGGGCATCCCACCGCGGCCCGTCGGGGTGGAGCCCACAGGGACCGTCGATCGCGAGTACGACCGCAGCGGTGCGATCGACGTGGGCCCAGAAGTCGGCGTTGGTCCGACTCCACGCCAGCGCCTCTGGCGCCGGACGGAATCCCTGGCCATCCCACCGGATGGCGTACGAGGGCATCGGTTTGTCGCCGGACTGCATCCCGCCGGGTGCGAACCTCCCGGCGGTCGGGTCGAGCCCGACGGCCACGAACGGGCCCGCGCCTGCGGGAAGCGCGAGGCGGGCAAAACCTCGATCAGCGTCTTCGGGCGCCGTGCCTGCGGCCTGCACGAGACAGCCTTGGGCTGCGTTGGAAATCGGTTCCAGCCCCATGACGGTCTCACCGCCACCGCAGGC harbors:
- a CDS encoding ATP-binding protein, with protein sequence MLTVFRLAHFKSYEHAELPLGPITLLIGANASGKSNAIEALRLLSWLAQGQKLSSIQYTINAGDRILRGRVGDLCRQPSHRFTLGCQTDDSTWQTLALTIEERDGELHIVEESISDPSETLPLYQLDQPSEGVGTDAGVAYNNFQRGRNKPHTTVSDQMAVFVQLEGSARFDEKHERSQSVIPEVAKRYQTLLQDILFLDPAPSRMRQYAFQTDTRLKGDGTNLSSVLYKLWGPRDAATVNPVQQAHREEILRFIRSLPEQDILGLSFITTPRNEVLLAATESFGGKEQQFDASLLSDGTLRVLAIASAMLSAPEGSLVVIEEIDNGVHPSRARDLLERIRAVAQSRNLRVLLSTHNPALADALPDAALCDVVFCYRDPHTGASRLKKLGELEDVSDLLVKGPLGHLMTSGAIERFVKQPVDREAKRRQGQEWIERMRSIGGAAS
- a CDS encoding alcohol dehydrogenase; this translates as MNHGYDPDHQPPASHQPPASHQPPASTDAWRPLRTWIPLVLVPLMGFMRFVPGLVPNGPSMIWMASAFGPFLIGLLVMVWWLAASRARWFERLLGVAGLVGAIVVEQAICHPSMRGPLPIVLTIPMAIAAFAIGTMLFGHTLSIRRTWLALGLAVLATAYSALVRTDGVWGDFSFGFDWRWKPTAEQLADDDFRRAEKLAVPAEVDSQALLAALEAAPWPHFRGPQGNGAQTGLRFSDDWTAHPPREVWRNRIGPAWSSFAIGADRLFTQEQRLEDEVVSCYDAKTGQPIWSFATPSRFFESLGGLGPRSTPTLADGSVYALGAEGILVRLNAVDGTLVWKADLKAAAGRSEPPMWGFSGSPCVENGFVVVHAGGKGDKGIIALAVEDGQVAWTAPAGEMSYSSVQKITLLDREYLCLLSNSGAHFLDPATGKTVYDYPFAHQGYRACQAQVIGGDKLLIPAGMGTGTRLVAFSATENGLEGKELWTSLDLKPDYNDILVHDGAIYGFDNAIFACIGLEDGKRKWKGGRYAKGQALLLADSGLIVVVSEKGELVLVRATPEKHEELGKIEALGDKTWNHPVVVGDRLYVRNAEEVVCYELTTAG
- a CDS encoding DUF429 domain-containing protein; the encoded protein is MALVFGRTRSSRAPLVVDPACGGGETVMGLEPISNAAQGCLVQAAGTAPEDADRGFARLALPAGAGPFVAVGLDPTAGRFAPGGMQSGDKPMPSYAIRWDGQGFRPAPEALAWSRTNADFWAHVDRTAAVVLAIDGPCGLHPDGPRWDAQRAAWDPGGAALRGAERSVAAAGIHLFWSSRDTVLHFDGASRWIARSLTLFAESRQRTVPITAIETHPHGAFVKLWRVLGGTGLPPRKTTPAGRRARWRILRSFIEGLSDGPPASHDEIDAACAALVAGLHRLGLTVAYGTPADGGEIWLPDGERLARVSG